GGTGCCAATAAAATGCCTCCTTAAGTGCCTGAGTAAACTGACGTTCTCttgattttctcattttaaaGTCACACTTTTAAAcctcttctgttctgtctggAGATGTCTGATCTTTACTAAATATATGACTCACTTTACAATCATCACATCTTTCATTTTAGGTCAAAGTCAATAAATATTGTGCGTGggcataaaaaataaaataaaaatagtctGGTTgtgactgaaaagaaaattgttgcattttgtctttgtgctttttgtcTCGTCACTTCTAGATCATCACCAGCAGTCAGTGCCTTCATCCTTTTCAGGACAGCTCAGATAATCACGTCTCTTTTCTGCAAAGTAGTCGTCGTCTTCCTCCGTCTTGCATTTCTTTGTAGATAATTTTACCTCCATCGCAGCAAAATAGCTCTCCTCGGCGAGGCGGGgtgttcctttttcttttcattgtccTCCTTTGTGACTGGCAACGTGATgtaagaggggaaaaaaaaaatcgatcgCATCTCATTAAAGGTAAATGCCACACATCTTTACATTCATTGTTATGCAGATCAGAAGCAGTGCACGCCAGCAGGGACATGCATGTCTTTGCTTGCAATGTGCAAAAACGCTCCTTCAGTTATGAAACATAGAGGTAGTCTTTCATACAATATATTAAACTCTCTGTTGGGTATCCAGTGATTCATATAGAGGACACACACTGTGGCATTTAGACTTctacactgcagcagctgcgaTATTTAAATGCCATAAACCATGATGATATGATGAGATGatgtatttgattttctttgacagtgaagagcagggtgtgtgtgaagAACGGATCACAGTTTTGAGCATGTGTGCAGATGCTGGTAATACTTTGAATTGCACTTCAGAGCAGCGCCTACTACGAAAACAAAAGAGCGTTTCACTACAGAGCGGTACTCTATTTTACAACCCACCTCTTACACAGCCTGACTCACGTAAGCACGGGCGAGCGCCCCGACTCATCAATCATTTACAGCCGCCCGTCAAAGCACAGGGCACAACAGAGTCACGTCAGTCAACATGGATTACAGCTCAAAACACCTCAAAGTCCTTGTCGGACTGGTTTTCACTCTCGCGTTGAGGCTGTCGGGGTCGAAGCTCGGCTGACACTCGACAGgcggctcacacacacaggaaagcgTGCGAGCAGCAGAAAATCTCTTTGAAGGTCTTCCTCATCTCCTGGCTGCGGAACGCGTAGATGATGGGGTCGATGACGGAGTTGCACATGATGAGGATGAGGTACATGTTGAAGTGGGACATGAAGCAGGTGCAGTAGGGGTTCCTGGGGCAGGTGATCAtgaggatgaggtggaggaagaagggCGCCCAGCACACCACGAACACCCCGAGGAGGATGGTGAGGGTGATGGCGCCCTTCATGTTGGCCCGCTGGTGGATGGGCGCGTTGCCCGGCAGCGCCGCGATCCGCTTCATGTGCAAGCGGGCCAGAAGGAACATGTGCACGTAGAGCGACGCCATGAGGACGAGCATGGTGAAGAACAAGGTGATGAGGCAGATGAGCACGGTGGTGCTCTCTGAGtagatgatgaagaggatgcCGGAGACGGTGCAGCAGGTCCAGATGCTGGTGATGACCAACATCGCTCGCCGCAGGGTGACGATGTTGTGGTACCGCAGCGCGTAGAAGATGGTGATGTAGCGGTCGATGGCGATGGCGAGCAAGCTGCAGATAGACGCTAACAGGGAGCTACAGATCATAGAGTCGAACACGTTGTCCATGCTCTTGATCAGCGTGGCGGGGATGGTCAGGTTGCCTCCGTCGATAAGCGCTATGACGATGGTCTCGGAGGCGTTGGAGACGCTCACGAGCATGTCAGCAACAGCGAGGCTACAGATGAAGAAGTACATGGGCGAGTGGAGGTTCTTGTTCTTGACGATCGCAGCAACAACCAGGATGTTCTCCAGCAGGCTGATGATGCCCAGAGTGAGGAACACCTCTGTAGAGATCAGCAGCTGTTCGTAGCATCCTGCCGACGAGTCCTTCTCGTCGGCTGGTAAGTCTTTGTTCAGAGGCAAAGCGCCTGATGTTTGGCTCCTGTTGTGGTAGCCTTGGATCAGTCCATGGAGATCCGTGCTGTTCATAATGTCTCCTTTTAAATCCTCCTcgtcttctcctttttcttttatacgTCCATCTGGctcagcagctttaaaatctCAGCGTCTGTGCTTCTCAGCCATCCTCGTCTGGAGGACAAGCACGAATCTTTGCcgttttttccccttttccctcctttcaCTCTTCAGGCTTTCCAAGAAAAGCAATTTTCCTCagacatctgctgctgttgttgttactctcagcccagaacagTCCCACGgctctcctctcatccctccaCTCAGGAGGAAATTAGACTTTGGTTAGAAGTTGGATAAAAACGCTGAATGAAAGGTGGGAACAGGAAAGCAGCATGTGTGAGACTGATTAACAGTGAACAAGAACACAAGATGCTGAGAGATCAGAGCGAAGCAGCGTGCTGCGTGAGCGCCGGCGGATCATCACTTTATAAGCTGCTGTGGtcgtccccctctctctctctctctctctctctctagtattatatcacacacacacacacacacacacacacacacagccctgaacCCTCCTGCTGGTTTTCTGTCCTATcccctcactgatggcaggaggaggaggagccgtCTCTGGCTTGACTCACATGAATGAGCAGATTAAACTGAATGGATTTTAGGGGCCGATACACTTTGACTACAACATATGAACCTTTAAGCTGAAgttataatatttaaaaaacaaaacaaaacaaaaaacatatgcaATAAAATCTAGTATGTTAGCGTTTAAACACCAACTATTCAAACAGTCAAGACATTGAATGATAAACTGCAGGTTGAGTGATATAAAATGTGTTCTCACTCCCAAATGAATGGTTATAATAAATATGAAACATCctgttagactttcaaaataaaaaacagttaatgtattatgacttttggactgtttgtaACAGTGTCAAACAACTGTggtttgattaggtttaggaaacaaaCTACTTGTTTTGGTTTagacaccaaaactacttggttaggtttaagaaaAGATAGtaatttgggttaaaataaccaGGTTCAGTTTGGTAACTAACCTAAATAAGTGACACAGTGTGTTAATTTACATAACATGACTTAAAAGCAAACACAGCTTGACTCTTGGGGGGTTCAGACTTGAGATGTGAACCCTGGTGTCCAGC
This is a stretch of genomic DNA from Acanthopagrus latus isolate v.2019 chromosome 19, fAcaLat1.1, whole genome shotgun sequence. It encodes these proteins:
- the mc4r gene encoding melanocortin receptor 4 yields the protein MNSTDLHGLIQGYHNRSQTSGALPLNKDLPADEKDSSAGCYEQLLISTEVFLTLGIISLLENILVVAAIVKNKNLHSPMYFFICSLAVADMLVSVSNASETIVIALIDGGNLTIPATLIKSMDNVFDSMICSSLLASICSLLAIAIDRYITIFYALRYHNIVTLRRAMLVITSIWTCCTVSGILFIIYSESTTVLICLITLFFTMLVLMASLYVHMFLLARLHMKRIAALPGNAPIHQRANMKGAITLTILLGVFVVCWAPFFLHLILMITCPRNPYCTCFMSHFNMYLILIMCNSVIDPIIYAFRSQEMRKTFKEIFCCSHAFLCV